A part of Oryctolagus cuniculus chromosome 15, mOryCun1.1, whole genome shotgun sequence genomic DNA contains:
- the GDF2 gene encoding growth/differentiation factor 2 → MVSSKMGPGSLWVALPVLSLLSCSGQGKPLQSWGRASGAGNSRASQGEPRVGPPQGALDLQVFLENMKMDFLRSLNLSGVPSQDRTRAEPPQYMIDLYNRYTSDKSSTPASNIVRSFSVEDAVSVAPMDDFSFQKHILLFNISIPRHEQITRAELRLYVSCQNHADAAHGPEGNLVIYDVLDAWDGASGTKSFLVSQDIRDEGWETLEVSGAVKRWVRADATKSQNKLEVTVESHRKSCDKLDISVPPGSKNLPFFVVFSNDRSNGTKETRLELREMISHEQDSVLSKLAKNRGGQEAAAEWEAADGRAAVGSSLARRKRSVGAGSHCQKTSLRVNFEDIGWDSWIIAPKEYDAFECQGGCFFPLADDVTPTKHAIVQTLVHLKFPTKVGKACCVPTKLSPISILYKDDMGVPTLKYHYEGMSVAECGCR, encoded by the exons ATGGTCTCCTCCAAGATGGGCCCCGGGTCGCTGTGGGTGGCCCTGCCCGTGCTGTCGCTGCTGTCCTGCTCCGGGCAGGGAAAGCCTCTGCAGAGCTGGGGACGGGCCTCTGGCGCGGGGAACAGCCGCGCCTCGCAGGGGGAGCCCCGAGTGGGGCCGCCGCAGGGCGCGCTGGATCTGCAGGTGTTCCTGGAGAACATGAAGATGGATTTCCTGCGCAGCCTCAACCTGAGCGGGGTGCCCTCCCAGGACAGGACCAGGGCGGAGCCGCCGCAGTACATGATCGACCTGTACAACAGGTACACCTCGGACAAGTCCTCCACCCCCGCCTCCAACATCGTGCGCAGCTTCAGCGTGGAAG ACGCAGTCTCTGTGGCCCCCATGGACGACTTCTCTTTCCAGAAGCACATTCTGCTATTCAATATCTCCATCCCCAGGCACGAGCAGATCACCCGGGCCGAGCTCCGGCTCTACGTCTCCTGTCAAAATCACGCAGACGCCGCTCACGGGCCGGAAGGGAACCTGGTCATTTATGACGTCCTGGACGCCTGGGACGGCGCCTCGGGGACCAAGAGCTTCCTGGTGTCCCAGGACATCCGGGACGAgggctgggagaccctggaagTGTCCGGCGCCGTGAAGCGCTGGGTCAGGGCAGACGCCACCAAGAGCCAGAACAAGTTGGAGGTGACCGTGGAGAGCCACAGGAAGAGCTGTGACAAGCTGGACATCAGCGTCCCCCCGGGCTCCAAGAACCTACCCTTCTTCGTCGTCTTCTCCAACGATCGCAGCAACGGGACCAAGGAGACGCGGCTGGAGCTGAGAGAGATGATCAGCCACGAGCAGGACAGCGTGCTCAGCAAGCTGGCCAAGAACCGCGGCGGTCAGGAGGCCGCGGCCGAGTGGGAGGCGGCAGACGGGCGCGCGGCCGTGGGGTCCTCTTTGGCCCGGCGGAAGCGGAGCGTGGGGGCCGGCAGCCACTGCCAGAAGACCTCCCTGCGGGTGAACTTCGAGGACATCGGCTGGGACAGCTGGATCATCGCGCCCAAGGAGTACGACGCCTTCGAGTGCCAAGGGGGCTGTTTCTTCCCCCTGGCCGACGACGTGACGCCCACCAAACACGCCATCGTGCAGACCCTGGTGCATCTCAAGTTCCCCACCAAGGTGGGCAAGGCCTGCTGTGTGCCCACCAAACTGAGCCCCATCTCCATCCTCTACAAGGACGACATGGGGGTGCCCACCCTCAAGTACCACTACGAGGGGATGAGCGTGGCTGAGTGTGGCTGCAGGTAG